From Juglans regia cultivar Chandler chromosome 9, Walnut 2.0, whole genome shotgun sequence:
acatggatttttattttttatttttttccattaacATGCGTGTAATGTATAACtattaagtagaatttttctatacttaattaagtataatttttcttttaactgtTACGGGCATCAACTCAAAACCCATATGTAGAAAATAGTCCAGTCACCGTAGACTTATTCTTAGGGTAATTAACATTTTGGACAGCCCAAGCTTGTTCTGAACTTGCCACAATCCTTCTCGGCCCAAAAAGAGGATCATTTTGAACTAAAGTAATTTATTGATAGGTTAATAAAACTAACGTTAGATATAGTAATgagttgtgtattttttttttataaaaacatgaaatttattattaaaaatttaatttttttcatgttaattctatatttactgactttttttaaaaatgaatgctgtaaatattatttttctattaataatcaatatcaatatctttacaaaaaaaaaaaaaagaaatgaatatcAATAAGGGAAAAACCGAACGAGGCCCAATGTAATACTCGATGAGCCGAAAACCCAATAAACTGCCTCATTGTTTATTTTAAGGGATCCGTCCCCTAGTACGAATGCAATTGGGCCCAGTCGAGTTGGATCGTGAGCTCATTTTGATCTAACTATTTGAAGCTTACATTCAAGACCACAGATTCACAAGTGCTAGCTATCATCACCAAGTCAAAACTTAAGAATTTTCTCATTTGCTTGTTCTAGAGTTGCGAGACATAGACGTTGACTCCATACCTaatatttaagagaaatattttaatcataaataaattacatgaaaataatctcacaaattaatatgGCTTCACgtgattcgtcagattgtaaagttacttttattgtaaagtagatctaacagatcatatgaaatcacgtcaatttgtgtgattacttttgtgtaatttctttgtagCTATAAcagtctctctctttttttttttttttatccatagCTTTCATTCTTATTAGAAAAGATAAATTCACATGATATCGTTTGCCGTCCAAccgtaaaatatgttttgtggaGTGAATAGGcgttatccaaatttagataagtatTGTTCATaactagctaaatatttggatatgcataagtcaatataGAGGATTTTAGAgccatattatataaatataactttatatatacatatacatagacCAATCTGGATGCTCTTAATGTTAATCGGTCCGCTTAATACATAACTAATTTGGTCATAGCCGACGATGGGCGTGGTGTTGCTGATTACAACACTATTATAAGCTGCCCAACTATCCTAGTGATCTGTGActtacgtttgggtagtgagaatataTAAGAAGTATTgataatgtttgtgaatagaagtgaaaaaataataaaaaaataataatagaatattgaataatagtaaaaagtatgagaaagtaatgaatagtaaaaaaagtagataaaaaataataataaaataaaaaatagtagtgagagtagtGAGAGCAGTATTGTGAATTTCGTACCGTTTCGGCCacaatttcggcctgtaccggcctcaatttcggccagtgttttttttttcattttttctaactacaagtttattttttaaccttcaattcagactagactatttataatttatatatatgtatttatatataatttatttatatatagactattattttggaatataatttttatatataatttatttatatatcgactatctcgaaatgttatcccgaaacgttaaCTCGAAACGGTAtctgtattaaaatattttgttccagtaTCTTGACCagtacagtattcaaaacattgagaGAGACTACTTGACGCACTCTTGGCTCAAGACTCAAATCATGGGTTTTTCTtgcatttccttttttatttcgTATATGCGCTCGGAAAATTGCTGTCAAAATACATGTATTCCCAcgaaatttaattataataataagagcAAAACCAGAAGAAGTGAACACAGGAATTAAAACTACTGCTAAAACAGCCTGAAGTTTTCACTTGCACTTCAAATATCGGAGCTCATTCGGTGAAACTAAATTGATGCCCATCGTGCAGTTCATTTCGGcggacttcttcttcttcatcacaAACATCAATTCCACTTTCCCGCTGAGCTTGGCATGGCTTCTCAGCGTCAAGATCCCGCTACTCAACTCACTTCCAAGATTCGATGTGCTTTGCAGGGCTTTTGAATTCACATTAACACTAACACTAACTTTCTTAGTCGAAAGCATCCCAGCCTTTCCTTTAGGAATAGTAACCTCACCCACCGTCACGCCGTCGTACATGAACGCGGCAGTGGCGCTGTCATACTTGTAGGGACCGAAGTTGGTGTTCTTAACCCTAACTTGGGTTGTGAAGCTTATGTCAAAGGAGGCCGATGGTTGAGTGCTAGTGCTCACGTTCTGGAACGTCACAGCCGTGCCCAACCTCACCTTTGGGGTCTTCACTTTCAACACAGTGACGGAAAAAACAGCGATGACTATGGCCTGAAACACAacaaatatagtaatatatatggCCCACTTGATCCTTTTCTTCCGGCGGAGCTCATCGGAGTGCAAAATCGCCGATTCTTCGTCGTTGCTTGGCTGCTTAGTTGCTGGTGCCATTTGATACACCTGTTGGTTCGTTTTCTCTGGCTCTTTCTTTTGTTTCGAGCAGTGTATACAATACAGAGTTTCGAAAATTGTTGTGGTTAATCCTTTTACTGAATGGTGCTAGGAGATTAGAAGGTGATTGTTTGTATGGATAATTGGCTGGGGAGTGTTGGGCCATATATATAGGGTTTGGAAATTAATTTATCGGGACTCAAAGGGTGAAAGATGAGTTTAGAGTTAGCTTCCAGGAAAAGGTGAGAGAATCTAAAAACACGGATACTCACGGAGAGTTTTTCTTCTGCTACCAAACACGGCGGGTGGAATTGCTGACTTCTAGATGGTCGTTGTACTTTGTAGTGGTGTGTCTTCTCGAAGAGTGAATAATTGTGAACCAATTATACTGTGCTGCTATGCGTTTTGCTCATGAAAGACGTGTAGTCACAAGGTGGACAATTCAACCAACTTAAGATCCCCCATTCCCCTGTTGAATTTGAGTGCATAATTATTGCTCggaaatttattgaaaatgtttattttttttttctaattagtataatattaatagctAGAAATTGCATTCTAGATTtcaattaaaaactaatatatattcatgaaaTCGTATTTTTAAGAAACTCACAGTTAATATATAGCATGATGGAAAATTAATGTAATtgcataatattattgttattaaaaaataatagttcataattaagttaatttattctctttttattgttttaggtCTAAGTCTGATTTAGATAATCtggtatttaatttataataaaaaaaattttataatataatatgtcacATTAAAtcgtattaaaaaatattaaaacgctcaaatcatcttttatttattttttttttattttattgtcgTCGTCATGATATGACACCGAAACGAATCTATTGAGTAGCAGGGACAGGACCACCCCCGCGGGGAAATTTAAATGcttgtaattttaaataaaaatttgtaaaaacaaaacacttGATGTATaatgtattattgtatttttttaatggctgAAACTAGTTCGGATGAACATAATCGGCCCAATATGATAATATGATCTTACTCTGTATGTGAATGTTAAggtgattttaaatgatttgaattgatttgtaaatagtagtattttataaatttcatcattataaaaaaggccaatttttcaaagtttttattACCAACGTTTATGAAGATGCTGGTAAAAATAGACATTATTGACGTCTCATGTTTGTGCCGATAATTATTAGCACGTATATCTTTACGACagtaattaaatatacatttgtTGACAATTACATAAGTGATAGTAAAGTAGAGAGGATTTAATGTGATTTATATTACTGGTGTTTATAGATATGCCAGCAAATAGTCACTTATTGAAGTTTCATTTTTACGactataattaaaatacattttctaacatttgaatgtatgaaataagtttatatgagtttaatttttttacgaaaacttgaaaaagtagtaagattcatcaataattaatttaggatAAAATGAACTCGCTTCAACAACCAAATAAgctaattagtaattattacttaattggTTTGAGCGACATAGAGGGAAGAGGGGATCTCTCGAGCTGGGAGGCTATTCCGGTATCTGTAGTACTCGATCgagttttgtattttaaaaaaaattgtcatgaaATGATCTCGTTTtgtatttatcttcattttttgacaaatctaaatattcaattaGTACTAAAGATTAATCTTGAGGTTAATTGgttaatttttctctatttcccATCAGCTCCGATGTTAACAAATTTTCCTGTAAATTGATCATTTTTAGGgcatttgttatatattttctGCTTAAAATTCGAAAAACAATGCTCACAATTAGCTGGTGTGGAGAACTTGCTCTTGATCACACTGTTCtcatgatatgattttatttgttacagaatttaattttaaaactctCTAACAAATTGAATCCTATGATATATTTGTTGTCCGAATAACGTTCTTTTCACACAAGCATATCGAATACTCTTAAATTTGAAGTCATTAATAtaaccaaaacataattaatcaCTTCgtacatataataaaacacATGCAAATTATGCTAAGAAAAACAcccaaatacaaa
This genomic window contains:
- the LOC108997293 gene encoding uncharacterized protein LOC108997293, with the protein product MAPATKQPSNDEESAILHSDELRRKKRIKWAIYITIFVVFQAIVIAVFSVTVLKVKTPKVRLGTAVTFQNVSTSTQPSASFDISFTTQVRVKNTNFGPYKYDSATAAFMYDGVTVGEVTIPKGKAGMLSTKKVSVSVNVNSKALQSTSNLGSELSSGILTLRSHAKLSGKVELMFVMKKKKSAEMNCTMGINLVSPNELRYLKCK